In Methanonatronarchaeum sp. AMET-Sl, one genomic interval encodes:
- the rpoA2 gene encoding DNA-directed RNA polymerase subunit A'' has protein sequence MTTETIEKYERKLPPKILHEIIEKAEEQNLTDKELEKVLEKSLQQYEEKQVNYGEAVGTVAAQSIGEPGTQMTMRTFHYAGVAEINVTLGLPRLIEIVDARKTPSSPMMTVKLEKEIANDREKARKIAWKIEETKIKNIAEIEPNPSQMKILLKLDETMLDRRDLTEEQVINIIESEINLDITKEDNKIVIRTKKSSYRELLRNVEKLKEIKVAGINGIKRAIIRKEDDEYTVYTEGSAFKKVLKIDGVDSQKTKTNDVHEINNALGIEAARQALINEAMDTLREQGLEVNVRHIMLVADVMTNTGRLKQIGRHGVSGDKESVLARAAFEVTVKHLLNAGKKGQSDELKGIPENVIVGQPIELGTGLVDLEME, from the coding sequence ATGACCACAGAAACAATTGAAAAATACGAAAGAAAACTCCCACCAAAAATACTACACGAAATAATTGAAAAAGCCGAAGAACAAAACCTAACAGACAAAGAACTTGAAAAAGTCCTAGAAAAATCACTACAGCAATACGAAGAAAAACAAGTAAACTACGGAGAAGCAGTCGGAACCGTCGCAGCACAATCAATCGGAGAACCAGGAACACAAATGACAATGCGAACATTCCACTATGCCGGTGTCGCAGAAATCAACGTAACACTCGGACTACCAAGACTAATTGAAATCGTCGACGCAAGAAAAACACCATCCAGCCCAATGATGACCGTCAAACTAGAAAAAGAAATCGCCAACGACAGAGAAAAAGCCCGTAAAATCGCTTGGAAAATAGAAGAAACAAAAATCAAAAACATCGCAGAAATCGAGCCGAACCCATCCCAAATGAAAATACTACTCAAACTCGACGAAACAATGCTAGATAGAAGAGACCTTACAGAAGAACAAGTAATCAACATAATAGAATCAGAAATAAACCTTGACATAACAAAAGAAGACAACAAAATAGTCATAAGAACAAAAAAATCATCATACCGAGAACTACTAAGAAACGTCGAAAAACTAAAAGAAATAAAGGTCGCAGGAATCAACGGCATAAAAAGAGCAATAATAAGAAAAGAAGACGACGAATACACAGTATACACAGAAGGATCAGCATTCAAAAAAGTCCTAAAAATCGATGGAGTAGACTCACAAAAAACAAAAACAAACGATGTACACGAAATAAACAACGCTTTAGGAATAGAAGCAGCAAGACAAGCCTTAATAAACGAAGCAATGGATACATTAAGAGAACAAGGACTAGAAGTAAACGTAAGACACATAATGTTAGTTGCCGACGTAATGACAAACACAGGACGACTAAAACAGATAGGAAGACACGGAGTAAGCGGAGACAAAGAAAGCGTGCTAGCAAGAGCAGCATTCGAAGTCACCGTAAAACACCTATTAAACGCCGGCAAAAAAGGACAGTCAGATGAACTTAAGGGAATCCCTGAGAATGTAATAGTTGGCCAGCCAATAGAACTTGGAACTGGCTTAGTAGACTTAGAAATGGAATAA